In Fusarium oxysporum f. sp. lycopersici 4287 chromosome 2, whole genome shotgun sequence, a genomic segment contains:
- a CDS encoding catalase, whose translation MAPSATDTSFAAHVASQFQSYETDRQASSKETLYTTSNGVPIAHPYETQRAGENGPLLLQDFHLIDLLSHFDRERIPERVVHAKGSGAHGYFECTDPLDDLCLADILSEKGKRCSVSMRFSTVGGESGSHDMARDPRGFSVKMRTDEGNWDMVFNNTPVFFLRDPAKFPHFIHTQKRDPSTHLTHADDSFMFWDYLSQNPESIHQVMILMGDRGIPKNYRQMHGYSGHTFKLINKAGEWVYCQIHLKSMQGVDFVTQEESADYSPDHSQKDLYEAIQNGDYPKWTLEVQTMTAKEAEELWEKQKINVFDLTHVWPQKQFPRRKVGEFTLNENAINYFAEVEQIAFNPSHLPPGVEPSADPVLQSRLFSYPDTHRHRLGVNYQQLPVNATRTGYQFGNFQRDGQMTFYNQGARPNYLSSIDPIKFRSRAVDLDKTHGHFTGEAITFLTEIRPEDFNAPRALWRNVFDEPARERFINNVTGKMKLCKQEEPLKRQIAIFREVDPEIAERLEKSTGIKGYDGISNMAFNGTHNGMASDGKNKLANGIVDKNKSPAARQGAPGSGAHGSLVTNGKSNGVNGH comes from the exons ATGGCGCCTTCAGCAACAGACACCTCCTTCGCAGCCCACGTAGCAAGCCAATTCCAATCCTACGAAACAGACCGTCAAGCCTCATCCAAAGAAACCCTCTACACCACCTCCAACGGCGTCCCCATCGCCCATCCATATGAAACCCAACGAGCCGGTGAAAACGGGCCCCTTCTCCTACAAGACTTCCACCTGATCGATCTCCTCTCACACTTTGACCGCGAGCGTATTCCCGAGCGTGTTGTTCACGCAAAGGGAAGTGGTGCGCATGGTTATTTTGAGTGTACGGACCCGCTGGATGATTTGTGCCTGGCGGATATCCTGTCGGAGAAGGGGAAGAGATGTTCTGTTAGTATGAGGTTTTCGACGGTGGGTGGTGAGTCGGGATCGCATGATATGGCGAGAGATCCGAGGGGGTTTTCGGTTAAGATGAGGACTGATGAGGGT AATTGGGATATGGTCTTCAACAACACGCCTGTCTTCTTTTTGAGAGACCCGGCCAAGTTCCCTCACTTCATCCACACCCAGAAGCGAGACCCaa GCACTCATCTCACTCATGCCGACGATTCATTCATGTTCTGGGACTACCTCTCCCAGAACCCCGAATCAATCCACCAAGTCATGATCCTAATGGGTGACAGGGGGATTCCGAAGAATTACAGACAAATGCATGGTTATAGCGGTCACACCTTCAAGCTTATCAACAAGGCTGGCGAGTGGGTTTACTGTCAAATTCACCTCAAGTCGATGCAGGGTGTCGACTTTGTCACCCAGGAAGAGTCAGCTGACTACTCCCCTGATCACTCGCAAAAGGATTTGTATGAAGCTATCCAGAATGGAGATTATCCTAAATGGACTCTTGAAGTTCAGACTATGACTGCCAAGGAAGCTGAGGAGTTGTGGGAGAAGCAAAAGATCAACGTCTTTGACCTCACGCATGTCTGGCCTCAGAAGCAATTCCCTCGCCGCAAGGTCGGAGAGTTCACACTCAACGAGAACGCAATCAACTACTTTGCGGAAGTTGAGCAGATTGCTTTCaatccttctcatcttcctcccGGTGTCGAGCCATCGGCCGATCCCGTTCTTCAATCCCGGTTGTTCTCTTATCCGGATAcccatcgccatcgtctcGGTGTAAATTACCAGCAATTGCCTGTCAACGCAACACGCACAGGGTATCAATTCGGTAACTTCCAGCGTGACGGCCAAATGACATTCTATAACCAGGGTGCACGACCGAATTATCTTTCCTCCATTGATCCTATCAAATTCCGCTCCCGCGCTGTGGATCTAGATAAGACTCATGGACATTTCACTGGGGAAGCTATCACATTCCTCACCGAAATCCGACCAGAGGACTTCAACGCCCCTCGCGCACTTTGGCGAAACGTATTTGATGAGCCTGCGAGAGAGAGGTTCATCAACAATGTGACCggcaagatgaagctgtGTAAGCAGGAGGAGCCGTTGAAGCGACAGATTGCCATCTTCCGTGAAGTTGATCCTGAGATTGCGGAGAGATTGGAGAAGTCAACCGGTATCAAAGGATACGATGGAATTTCTAACATGGCATTTAATGGCACGCACAATGGTATGGCTTCTGATGGGAAGAACAAGCTTGCGAATGGAATTGTGGACAAGAATAAAAGTCCTGCTGCACGCCAAGGTGCTCCTGGTTCTGGGGCCCATGGCAGTTTGGTGACAAACGGAAAGTCGAACGGTGTAAATGGACATTAA
- a CDS encoding branched-chain amino acid aminotransferase, whose amino-acid sequence MRIHGMAPALNYGQQAYEGLKAFRTPNDEAITIFRPNRNAKRLQHSAEVVSMPHVPEELFLDAVRAAVALNAEYVPPHDTGAALYIRPQLYGSSAQLGLSPPDEYIFAVFVIPTGVYHGAHPVKALILEDFDRAAPNGTGNAKVGGNYAPVLRWSDKARDEGYGITLHLDSVRHEEIDEFSTSGFIGVKDNGGQVTLAVPDSKCVIESVTSDSIQELARSYGWTVEKRAIKYEELKEFTEVFAAGTAAALVPIRSITRRVGGGEDVVTYIKDGSEEPGPLFEKLLTHLKDIQLGRADDSFGWRYPVGEKDKEIAGAPGGRNGDATTVDQMD is encoded by the coding sequence ATGCGCATTCACGGCATGGCGCCAGCTCTCAACTACGGCCAACAAGCCTACGAAGGTCTCAAGGCCTTCCGAACTCCCAACGACGAAGCAATCACCATCTTCCGACCCAACCGCAACGCAAAACGTCTTCAACACTCTGCGGAAGTCGTGTCAATGCCCCATGTCCCCGAGGAGCTGTTCCTCGATGCCGTTCGTGCTGCTGTCGCTTTAAACGCCGAATATGTTCCTCCTCACGACACTGGCGCTGCGCTGTATATTCGACCACAGTTGTATGGATCGAGCGCTCAGCTGGGTCTTTCACCGCCAGATGAGTATATCTTTGCGGTGTTTGTCATTCCTACGGGTGTTTACCACGGCGCTCATCCTGTTAAAGCACTTATTCTTGAGGACTTTGATCGTGCGGCGCCGAATGGCACGGGTAATGCAAAGGTTGGTGGCAACTACGCTCCTGTGCTGCGATGGAGCGATAAGGCGCGTGACGAGGGCTACGGTATCACGCTGCACCTGGACAGTGTGCGCCACGAAGAGATTGACGAGTTCAGCACGAGCGGCTTCATCGGTGTCAAGGACAACGGGGGACAAGTCACCCTCGCGGTACCGGACTCCAAGTGCGTTATCGAGAGTGTCACGAGCGATAGCATCCAGGAGCTAGCGCGCAGCTACGGATGGACCGTGGAGAAGAGGGCGATCAAGTatgaggagctcaaggagtTTACAGAGGTTTTCGCGGCGGGTACTGCGGCGGCGCTGGTGCCGATTAGGAGTATTACGCGACGTGTTGGTGGAGGGGAGGATGTTGTTACGTATATCAAGGACGGGAGTGAAGAGCCTGGGCCGCTGTTTGAGAAGTTGCTCACGCATCTGAAGGATATCCAGCTTGGACGGGCTGATGATTCTTTTGGGTGGAGATATCCTGTTGGTGAGAAGGATAAGGAGATTGCCGGTGCGCCTGGGGGACGAAACGGTGATGCTACAACCGTTGATCAGATGGATTAA
- a CDS encoding trehalose 6-phosphate synthase — protein MTVFVCSLFLPKTIHFTLPGTPPLGADPTRASLSGSSNPKPTKAATLPPKPKPAAPTGGRPAPLARQPSLFQKEDITPPHTPTEETDSNLFANEDGFRIQFPHGASSSIEHAKTWGSRANQPKSRASSPPPSASLSENNRTMQKARELGRQGVLQPRSLVRSDSHDRVFASAGWMVVNADQGNGGLRNAADAAARDGKIDDITWVGTLGMPTDALEGTQQKEDIEAVLANEHNMLTVFCSDKDFDGHYAHFCKHILWPVFHYQIPDNPKSKAYEDHSWKYYVNVNQAFADQIVKNWKRGDVIWIHDYHLLLVPGMVRKKLPEAKIGFFLHVAFPSSEVFRCLAVRKELLEGMLGANLVGFQIHEYGRHFLQTCSRILSAEATPDGLQLEDRFVDVIHLAIGIDPVSLREHLDAPDVAKWLQVLQERYKGKKLIVARDKLDHVRGVRQKLLSYELFLNKNPQWRENAVLIQVALSSNEKSDLEATVSDIVTRVNSSWANLAYQPVVYLKQDIDYAQYLALLTIADALMITSQREGMNLTSHEYLFCQDGKLLPEKKHGSLILSEFTGTSSLFAKNELAVNPWDYRQCADAIKQALEMGEEEKDRRWENLYKRVNGHTGSHWFTEFLGRLDIVYEEQHKRDQTSVPRLSIPALSNKYLKAERRLFIIDYEGTLVAWGPVNQIIPISPQRTLDVLNDLLLDERNTVYVMSGRRPEELDRVFRRVPNLGLIAENGCFLKVHGSDSWTEMADLEHVKDWKESVRPIMTYYLERTPGAEIEERRCSLIFHYKSAEDYESASRQASDCASHVNDACESQRVHAIALDGCIAVEPIDWTKRTAARQVFETLKTEMSSTQEHKTPVDFLMVIGDGREDEKVFKWANRLQDDGSVQNVVTVSLGNRNTEATATLTQGVSGVLSCLQRLASLDS, from the exons ATGACGGTCTTTGTGTGTTCTCT CTTCCTCCCCAAGACAATTCACTTCACCCTCCCCGGTACACCTCCTCTCGGCGCCGATCCAACTCGAGCTTCATTGTCCGGATCCTCAAACCCCAAGCCTACAAAAGCTGCTACTCTTCCTCCCAAGCCCAAACCTGCTGCTCCAACCGGTGGTCGACCTGCGCCACTAGCTCGCCAACCGAGTCTTTTCCAGAAAGAGGATATAACGCCTCCTCATACACCGACCGAAGAGACTGATTCCAATTTGTTCGCGAACGAAGATGGATTCAGAATACAATTTCCTCATGGCGCTAGCTCCAGCATTGAGCATGCAAAGACCTGGGGCAGCCGAGCCAACCAGCCCAAGTCTCGCGCCAGCTCTCCTCCTCCCTCCGCTTCGCTCTCCGAAAACAATCGAACAATGCAAAAGGCCCGTGAACTTGGTCGTCAGGGAGTTCTTCAACCGAGATCTCTAGTTAGAAGCGACAGCCACGATCGAGTCTTTGCCTCAGCCGGCTGGATGGTTGTTAATGCCGACCAAGGCAATGGTGGTCTTCGCAATGCTGCTGATGCCGCTGCTCGCGATGGCAAGATTGACGATATTACCTGGGTGGGCACTCTTGGTATGCCCACTGATGCCCTTGAAGGCACACAGCAGAAAGAGGACATTGAGGCTGTTCTAGCGAACGAACATAACATGTTGACTGTCTTTTGTTCTGATAAGGATTTTGATGGTCACTATGCTCATTTCTGCAAGCACATCCTGTGGCCTGTCTTCCATTACCAGATCCCCGACAACCCCAAGAGCAAAGCTTACGAGGACCACTCGTGGAAGTACTACGTCAACGTTAACCAGGCCTTTGCCGACCAGATTGTCAAGAACTGGAAGCGAGGTGATGTCATCTGGATCCACGATTACCATCTGCTTCTTGTTCCTGGAATGGTCCGCAAGAAGCTCCCTGAGGCCAAGATTGGCTTCTTCTTACACGTcgctttcccttcttctgaGGTCTTCAGATGCTTGGCTGTCAGGAAAGAGCTTCTAGAGGGTATGCTCGGTGCCAACCTTGTTGGCTTCCAAATTCACGAGTACGGACGTCATTTCCTCCAGACTTGCAGTCGTATCTTGAGTGCCGAGGCTACACCGGATGGTCTTCAGCTTGAAGATCGATTTGTCGATGTCATTCACCTTGCCATTGGTATCGATCCTGTCAGCCTTCGTGAGCATCTTGATGCCCCAGATGTTGCAAAGTGGCTACAGGTTCTGCAGGAGCGAtacaagggcaagaagctcatTGTTGCTCGTGACAAGCTTGATCACGTCCGTGGTGTTCGTCAGAAGCTTCTTTCTTACGAACTCTTCCTTAACAAGAATCCTCAGTGGCGCGAGAACGCTGTTCTCATCCAAGTTGCCCTTTCATCCAACGAAAAGAGTGATCTCGAGGCCACCGTTAGCGACATTGTGACCAGAGTCAACTCATCGTGGGCCAACCTGGCGTATCAGCCTGTGGTATACCTCAAGCAAGATATTGACTATGCTCAGTACCTTGCTCTGTTGACCATTGCCGATGCGCTCATGATTACCAGCCAACGTGAGGGTATGAACTTGACATCCCACGAGTATCTTTTCTGCCAAGATGGAAAGCTTTTGCCGGAGAAGAAGCACGGTTCTCTGATTCTCTCCGAATTCACCGGAACTTCTTCCCTCTTCGCCAAGAATGAACTTGCTGTGAACCCTTGGGATTACCGACAGTGCGCCGATGCTATCAAGCAAGCTTTGGAAAtgggcgaggaagagaaggatagAAGATGGGAGAATCTATACAAACGTGTCAACGGCCACACCGGCTCTCATTGGTTCACCGAGTTTCTTGGTCGCCTGGATATTGTGTATGAGGAGCAGCACAAGCGCGATCAGACATCGGTTCCTCGATTGTCGATTCCCGCCCTATCTAACAAATACCTGAAGGCGGAGCGTCGACTTTTTATCATTGACTATGAGGGTACCTTGGTAGCTTGGGGCCCTGTCAACCAGATCATTCCCATCAGCCCCCAGCGAACACTCGATGTATTGAACGACCTGCTCCTTGACGAGCGCAACACTGTCTACGTCATGTCTGGCCGACGACCTGAGGAGCTTGATAGAGTCTTTCGCCGAGTTCCCAACCTGGGCCTGATTGCTGAGAATGGATGCTTTCTCAAGGTCCATGGCAGCGATTCGTGGACTGAGATGGCTGATCTCGAACACGTCAAGGATTGGAAGGAGTCAGTGCGGCCTATCATGACATACTACCTCGAGCGAACCCCTGgtgctgagattgaggagcGTCGCTGCAGTCTGATTTTCCACTACAAGAGCGCGGAGGACTATGAGTCCGCTTCACGACAGGCTTCAGATTGCGCCAGTCACGTCAATGATGCCTGCGAGTCTCAGCGCGTCCATGCTATTGCCCTGGACGGGTGCATCGCTGTTGAGCCTATAGATTGGACTAAGCGAACCGCTGCCAGGCAGGTGTTTGAGACTCTGAAGACGGAGATGAGCTCTACGCAAGAGCACAAGACACCCGTTGACTTTTTGATGGTCATCGGCGATGGACgagaggatgagaaggtCTTTAAGTGGGCAAACAGACTTCAAGACGACGGATCAGTACAGAACGTCGTCACCGTCAGTCTTGGTAACCGCAACACCGAAGCAACAGCCACCCTTACGCAGGGTGTCAGTG GCGTCCTCTCTTGTCTCCAGCGTCTCGCTTCTCTTGACTCCTGA
- a CDS encoding protein QA-X, translated as MEQHELNDIYAFAVQLGKDAGDMLMAAAQRRIDGNGESSSAVSYVEKENSVDIVTKTDNDVENFIRTTVLSKYPDHGFLGEESYSAGASRTYLVEDKPTWVVDPLDGTVNFTHLFPMFCVSIALVVKGVPVIGVINAPFLRQFFSSCTGRGAWLNETQRLPLIRNPIPPMPANAPSGCTFSCEWGKDRRDIPDGNMSRKVESFVNMASERNGRGGKGGMVHGMRSLGSATLDLAYTAMGSFDIWWEGGCWEWDVAAGFAILEEAGGLVTTANPPSDPETADITRAHLGGRLYLAIRPAGPSETETGRQTQERTVREVWKRVRELDYKRPGV; from the exons ATGGAGCAGCACGAATTGAACGACATTTACGCTTTTGCCGTGCAGCTCGGCAAGGATGCCGGTGACATGCTCATGGCGGCTGCTCAGCGCCGGATCGATGGGAATGGGGAGTCTTCGAGTGCTGTTTCGTATGTTGAGAAAGAGAACTCGGTAGATATCGTGACAAAGACAGACAATG ATGTTGAGAACTTTATTCGCACAACTGTTCTCAGTAAATATCCCGATCATGG ATTCCTCGGGGAAGAGTCCTACTCTGCTGGTGCTTCGCGAACATATCTCGTTGAAGACAAACCGACATGGGTAGTTGATCCTCTCGATGGCACCGTCAACTTCACACATCTCTTCCCCATGTTCTGCGTGTCAATCGCTCTAGTGGTCAAGGGTGTTCCAGTCATTGGCGTCATCAACGCACCCTTCCTACGCCaattcttctcatcatgcaCAGGACGAGGTGCATGGCTCAATGAGACACAGCGACTACCGTTGATTAGAAACCCGATTCCTCCGATGCCTGCTAATGCGCCTAGCGGCTGTACGTTTTCGTGTGAATGGGGCAAGGACCGTCGCGACATTCCAGATGGCAACATGTCGCGAAAGGTCGAGTCATTTGTCAACATGGCTTCGGAGAGAAATGGCAGGGGAGGAAAGGGTGGTATGGTCCATGGCATGCGAAGCTTGGGCAGCGCGACGTTGGATCTTGCGTATACCGCTATGGGATCTTTCGACATCTGGTGGGAGGGTGGATGTTGGGAATG GGACGTCGCGGCTGGTTTCGCGATTCTCGAGGAGGCTGGTGGCCTTGTAACAACCGCCAATCCTCCCAGTGACCCAGAGACTGCCGACATTACAAGAGCACATCTTGGGGGGCGGCTGTATCTGGCCATACG CCCCGCAGGTCCATCAGAAACAGAAACTGGACGACAGACACAAGAACGAACAGTGAGGGAGGTCTGGAAGCGAGTCCGAGAATTAGATTATAAGCGCCCAGGCGTATGA
- a CDS encoding catabolic 3-dehydroquinase 2: MSRRLLLINGPNLNLLGTREPHIYGSTTLSDVESSASAQAESLSSSLVSFQANSEGAIVDRIHEARGNVDAIIINAGAYTHTSVAIRDALVGVDIPFVEVHITNVHARETFRHHSYLCDKAEAVICGLGVFGYSAAIEYAVKHLKLRTKL, encoded by the coding sequence ATGTCTCGTcgtctcctcctcatcaacgGCCCAAACCTCAATCTCCTCGGCACACGCGAGCCTCACATCTACGGCTCAACCACGCTCTCCGACGTCGAATCCTCCGCCTCAGCCCAAGCAGAATCACTCTCCTCCAGCCTAGTATCCTTCCAAGCCAACAGCGAAGGCGCCATAGTCGACCGCATTCATGAAGCGCGAGGAAACGTCGATGCGATCATCATTAACGCTGGTGCTTACACGCATACCAGTGTAGCGATAAGAGACGCACTGGTGGGAGTTGATATCCCGTTTGTGGAGGTGCACATCACGAATGTTCATGCGAGGGAGACTTTTAGACATCATAGTTATCTGTGTGATAAGGCGGAGGCAGTTATTTGTGGGTTGGGAGTTTTTGGGTACAGTGCTGCGATTGAGTATGCAGTTAAGCacttgaagttgaggacgaagctataa
- a CDS encoding 4-hydroxyphenylpyruvate dioxygenase — translation MAHKPSICTMSLGRCFAGHSLPHKLDMAAKYGFQGIEVFYEDLVDLAKSLPGGDTPTNQITAARTIRDLCAARSLTIICLQPFMHFGGLLNREAQAQQFEELKLWFELCHALETDLILFPSSFLPEEQLTDDMGVIAADFTVAADMGLEQQPPIKFAFEALCWGTRINKWEQSWDIIQRVNRENFGICLDSYNILGRIYADPAAVDGKTKDCESVTKESIKRILTDIDVSKVFLVQVADGEKLSSPLNESHPFYNAEQPSRMSWSRNARLFYGESSYNAYLPCKQLLRAVVQGLGFEGWLSFEVFNRRFCDKDQIVPEETAKRAAESWEKMKIELGLRTADDVQPRLQAML, via the coding sequence ATGGCTCACAAACCAAGCATATGCACAATGTCCCTAGGCCGTTGTTTCGCAGGCCACTCCCTCCCCCACAAACTCGACATGGCCGCCAAATACGGCTTCCAAGGCATAGAAGTCTTCTACGAAGACCTTGTCGACCTCGCAAAGTCCCTCCCCGGCGGCGACACACCCACCAACCAAATCACCGCCGCCCGCACAATCCGCGACCTCTGCGCCGCCCGCTCCCTCACCATCATCTGTCTCCAGCCCTTCATGCACTTTGGCGGCTTGCTCAACCGCGAGGCACAAGCACAACAATTTGAGGAGTTGAAGTTGTGGTTTGAGCTATGTCACGCTCTTGAAACAGATCTTATCTTGTTCCCTAGTAGCTTCTTACCAGAGGAGCAACTTACGGATGATATGGGTGTTATAGCCGCTGACTTTACGGTGGCTGCTGATATGGGGCTGGAGCAACAGCCGCCGATTAAGTTTGCTTTTGAGGCGTTGTGTTGGGGAACGAGGATTAACAAGTGGGAGCAAAGTTGGGATATAATCCAGCGTGTTAACCGTGAGAATTTCGGTATTTGCCTGGATAGTTATAACATCCTCGGTCGAATCTACGCCGACCCTGCAGCCGTAGACGGCAAGACAAAGGACTGCGAGAGCGTTACCAAGGAGTCCATCAAGAGGATCCTCACAGACATCGACGTCAGCAAAGTCTTTCTGGTGCAGGTGGCTGACGGCGAGAAACTCAGTTCGCCCTTGAACGAGAGCCATCCGTTTTACAACGCGGAGCAACCTTCGCGGATGAGCTGGTCGAGAAACGCAAGGTTATTTTACGGGGAGAGTTCATATAATGCTTATCTTCCGTGTAAGCAATTACTGAGGGCTGTTGTGCAGGGGTTGGGGTTTGAAGGGTGGTTGAGCTTTGAGGTGTTTAATAGGAGGTTTTGTGATAAGGATCAGATTGTGCCGGAGGAGACGGCCAAGAGGGCGGCTGAGTCGtgggagaagatgaagattgagCTGGGGTTGAGAACGGCGGATGATGTCCAGCCAAGATTGCAGGCCATGCTGTAA
- a CDS encoding quinate dehydrogenase: protein MSVQQVSSEQVSVSGDSLQSNQVSQLQRHGYLFGKKLTASLSPFLHNVIYQDLGLKWGQVRLDSADIPGFLELAQHPDFYGASVTMPNKVAIIPYLDELTEECRDVGACNTLFIRERDGRRIFCGANTDVIGIRDSFYQNIDNPDAVFHNKPALVVGGGGAARSAIYALRKWMKVKTIYLVNRDEAEVTAVIADCAERGYGEGLLHVKDVSQAQALEAPGAIVACVPDFEPETEEEICARAVTETFLDKEQKGAILEMCYNPTPFTRLGGIAEDKGWKVILGTEALIYQGLEQDKYWTGKTLEEMPIEKVHVAIAEKVAQRAEAKL, encoded by the exons ATGTCTGTCCAACAAGTCTCCTCTGAGCAGGTCTCCGTCTCTGGGGACTCTCTCCAATCGAACCAAGTCTCACAACTCCAACGCCACGGCTACCTCTTTGGCAAGAAATTGACTGCTTCGCTGTCGCCGTTTCTTCATAATGTTATTTATCAAGATTTGGGATTGAAGTGGGGTCAGGTTAGACTTGATTCAGCTGATATTCCTGGCTTTTTGGAGTTGGCGCAACATCCCGACTTTTACG GCGCCTCAGTTACTATGCCCAACAAAGTCGCCATCATTCCATACCTAGATGAACTCACAGAAGAATGTCGCGACGTCGGCGCTTGCAACACCCTCTTCATCCGTGAAAGAGACGGTCGCCGTATCTTCTGCGGCGCAAACACAGACGTCATTGGCATCCGCGACTCATTCTACCAAAACATCGACAACCCCGACGCCGTCTTCCACAACAAACCCGCTCTCGTAGTCGGTGGCGGCGGCGCCGCTAGAAGCGCTATCTACGCTCTGCGAAAATGGATGAAGGTCAAGACAATCTACCTCGTCAACCGCGACGAAGCAGAAGTCACCGCCGTGATCGCCGACTGCGCTGAGCGCGGCTACGGCGAAGGACTCCTCCACGTCAAGGACGTCTCACAAGCACAAGCCCTCGAAGCACCAGGTGCCATAGTAGCATGCGTTCCCGACTTTGAGCCCGAGACAGAAGAGGAGATTTGCGCACGCGCAGTGACGGAGACGTTTTTAGACAAGGAGCAAAAGGGTGCTATTCTGGAGATGTGCTACAACCCCACGCCTTTTACGCGGCTGGGCGGTATTGCGGAGGATAAGGGGTGGAAGGTCATTCTGGGAACGGAGGCGTTGATTTATCAGGGCTTGGAGCAGGATAAGTACTGGACGGGCAAGACGTTGGAGGAGATGCCGATTGAAAAGGTGCATGTTGCTATTGCGGAGAAGGTTGCGCAGAGAGCGGAAGCGAAGCTGTGA
- a CDS encoding beta-lactamase has translation MLSRLKITHHSLFAASFKLPTRIKSFSALAMARTIEKNFQAAIDSGKINGGIICATNSKGDFTYNKALGQRTLLSGEKRPQQLDDVLCLASATKLIASIAALQCVDDGLLTLKGDLSKVAPELAEKQVLTGWSENDEPILEPACQPVTLEMLLSHSAGVAYDFLEPTIGKWSRKYKPKDGKKRKVEDTFIYPLLHQPGKGWMYGSGLDWAGRIVERVTGNTLEEHVHERILKPLGLKTDAQFFPVTREDLRERLVDLNPDDPKGLGYAVMGQGAEINGRTDGCFGGHGLAMPAPTYLKITQSLLANDGKLLKPETCADMFQNHLAPEALSGQQGMLASPLGPFFRVGIGEETKLGHGLGGTITLEDVEGWYGAHTMSWGGGLTFAWFIDRKNDICGVGAILAKLPLDGGVASDLKDVFRKDIYQKYGAWKKNGEV, from the coding sequence ATGTTATCAAGACTGAAAATCACTCATCACTCACTTTTCGCTGCATCCTTCAAACTACCAACCAGAATCAAATCTTTCTCCGCTCTGGCAATGGCGAGAACCATCGAGAAGAACTTCCAAGCCGCCATCGACTCTGGCAAGATCAACGGGGGCATTATCTGTGCTACCAACTCCAAAGGAGACTTCACCTATAATAAAGCCCTCGGCCAGCGAACTCTCCTCTCCGGTGAAAAGCGTCCCCAACAGCTCGATGATGTCCTCTGTCTTGCATCAGCTACAAAGCTCATAGCCTCCATCGCAGCTCTGCAGTGTGTGGACGATGGTCTTCTCACTCTCAAGGGGGATTTATCAAAGGTTGCGCCGGAACTGGCGGAGAAGCAGGTCCTCACAGGATGGTCAGAAAACGATGAACCGATTCTTGAACCAGCGTGTCAACCTGTCACGCTTGAGATGCTGCTTTCGCACAGCGCTGGAGTGGCGTATGATTTCTTGGAGCCGACTATTGGAAAATGGAGCAGAAAGTATAAACCTaaggatggaaagaagagaaaggtaGAAGATACTTTCATCTATCCTCTTTTGCATCAACCTGGAAAGGGATGGATGTACGGCTCCGGTCTAGATTGGGCTGGTCGAATTGTTGAGCGCGTTACCGGAAATACCTTGGAGGAACATGTTCACGAGCGTATCCTGAAACCTCTTGGTCTGAAAACCGACGCACAGTTCTTTCCTGTCACAAGAGAGGATCTGCGTGAGCGTCTCGTCGATCTCAACCCCGATGATCCAAAAGGTCTCGGCTACGCAGTCATGGGTCAAGGGGCCGAAATCAACGGCCGTACAGATGGATGTTTCGGCGGCCATGGTCTCGCAATGCCTGCACCAACCTATCTCAAAATCACCCAATCCCTACTCGCCAACGACGGAAAGCTCCTTAAGCCCGAAACCTGCGCCGACATGTTTCAGAACCATCTTGCCCCTGAAGCACTTAGCGGTCAACAGGGCATGCTAGCTAGTCCACTCGGCCCTTTCTTTAGAGTTGGTATCGGCGAGGAGACGAAGCTTGGGCATGGGCTTGGAGGCACTATCACGCTTGAAGACGTTGAGGGGTGGTATGGTGCTCATACTATGTCTTGGGGTGGAGGTTTGACGTTTGCGTGGTTCATTGATCGCAAGAATGATATTTGTGGTGTTGGAGCTATTCTTGCAAAGTTGCCTCTTGATGGAGGGGTTGCGAGTGACTTGAAGGATGTTTTCAGAAAGGATATTTATCAAAAGTATGGTGcgtggaagaagaatggtGAGGTATAA